A portion of the Diprion similis isolate iyDipSimi1 chromosome 4, iyDipSimi1.1, whole genome shotgun sequence genome contains these proteins:
- the LOC124406018 gene encoding probable ubiquitin carboxyl-terminal hydrolase FAF-X isoform X4, with the protein MTIATRGQGVGVDPPESQQQTAQIHSPPGPQQLVDAMSGLQLTENVGQSEVSAETLNPADDSNERRSGEPDFPRSKLAMLDEKISSPRWVVPVLPEQELECLMQASIDLCRKKLDVQSEACQRFFREGLTISFTKILTDDAVNSWKLNIHNCINASCERLVELCVLKLDEDWFPLLDLLAMAFNPNNKFHTFNAARASETVPQGSNIPDEELYARPTSDPRSPRGWLVDLINRFGSLNGFEILLSRFQSGRNLTVPVIHALIKPFGQCYELLTVHTIIKYLMPIVEMVPVILDNLTDEELKKEAKNESKNDAISAIIKATKCLVSRVPQPDEMIKNLEILRLKMILRLLQISSFNGKMNALNEVNKVIASVSYYPHRNPGLDEEEWLTAERMAKWIKDNGVLEIVLRDSLHQPQYVEKLEKILRFIIKERALTVQDLDAVWAAQAGKHEAIVKNVHDLLAKLAWDFSADQLDHLFECFQSSWKTANKKQREKLLELIRRLAEDDKDGVMAHKVLTLFWNLAHSDEVPTEIMDQALNAHVKILDYSCSQERDAQKTIWLDKCVEELKSGDKWALPALKQIREICCLYEPDPNIGVSQRSQLVYYRQEVIERLQNQHSVVILVTNSLTNYMDKVRRMVKENPEIDAATFMPDRRYNHIVQVQERLNFLRFLLKDGQLWLCAEQAKQIWQCLAEQAVFVSDREACFKWFSKLMGEEPDLDPAINKDFFENNILQLDPALLTESGIKCYERFFKAVNSKEGKLKLKRRTFLMDDVDLIGTDYLWRVVTNSPDEIANRGIELLKEVNTNLGPRLQASVLAFHETYIAECLDRLKAHYDTVSVLSKVYLDSKEEREDQVANTIQIEAVKMCRVMMVLQEYLNECDAAFPGERKILPLHRAVRGKHLSLVIRFASPGRNVDDIDIFTHTKDTLASLRRQVLRRIKASGTNVKLDLFINGEPLEQADDRKLLCQLPLRDKMLLSAKLSQINSNIPSSPESSSDSSTSSPHHPYDGPNLEAENNLPGVVISQCPQHAAFFFQLSDLGCSLQYPQLRDGARNILALVPPDTLTVARLQWFFGRYRGSDDDASQSHHCNEENTNVDCLFFASSPSQVLYNMMVLYALLMPALDPMSDRAFEFQYNFIKSGEASVILDMLTKNKFLPNADESTKRAAYLTVLKLCKLLLTVVGNVMVRVIDEVVQQQSSNPENHENNDNHNNGVRGPIAVLKQALHSVPNQNTEHMLRSVAAKLAQHLADQMLSGGTESDRCRQLFVQALSWDLPDIATIRAIVRLAWASSTGNLTNVNASTEVLHAVHETCQKEQRIPDIEDELVCKEALEVLAIALVLNPSALENLTRHEMWQTFLIDLVLLSVSREVRVAAADQFLLISTWCSSGHQQLQFTITLLFSVLNTTVVEYAKQSQEYFQLLCRLLNYAHVAGCPLSTAETLLNNEIAWLKKVRDRVRETGESQTEEAVLEGHLGLAKELLSFLPPGKKYELGSDEKRGVNLIKELVEDFVFPASRLMLQLCGTGELCSPQTSPVCSSPLSTSAALDLLVGLCVGCVPNMKLLVTMLTDMFYSERDDPLVEWDYLPPVGPRPTKGFVGLKNAGATCYMNSVLQQLYMVESIRVGLLAAEGAATDINEDFSGEERAEGEQTVEANDNDTNEEKCGADESRKEYNVGILKHVQAIFGHLAYSKLQYYIPRGLWKHFKLQGEPVNLREQQDAVEFFMSLVESLDEALKALGHEQIMGKILGGSYSDQKICKGCPHRYSKEEPFSVISVDIRNHSNLLDSLEQYVKGELLEGADAYHCDKCNKKVVTVKRLCVKKLPPILAIQLKRFEYDFERVCAIKFNDYFEFPRDLDMEPYTVSGLAKLEGEVIDCDFEEANRGTCTKYQLSGIVVHSGQASGGHYYSYVLHRQNDGTAKWYKFDDGEVTECKMEEEEEMKTQCFGGDYMGEVFDHMLKRMSYRRQKRWWNAYMLFYTRLDVEENSLMKSVNELSLYTKLGVMKMPPAIEYSVRKQNIKFMHNRNQFSAEYFQFIRKLVSCNPHTVNRLNMDDRLSPESEELAMLSVQLASRFLFYTGFHTKKTLRGAATDWYDILCHHLRGSKAVRSWFAHNVLFNHPHRFCEYLLSCPSTEVRTAFLKILVFLAHFSLQDGPCVPPSLNAPTILLDPTATLSDHLLHAVLSLLHREVSDHGRYLPHYFSLFHMYASLGLAEKAQLLKLNVPVTFMLVAIDEGPGPTIKYQYPELTKLHQVVSMLLRCCDVSSRTQSSYTAAPLPNPYGEPSCQPDYLMPIQPQAAEILFVRTSYMKKLIEDANVTEDTVKLLQYCCWENPHLSRTVLSELLWQIGFAYTHELRHHTDLLLAMLLIEDSWQTHRVHNALKGVPEEREGLFETIQRSKNHYQKRAYQCIKCMVQLFSKCAPAHQLLHLHPELKRKWTLAIRWLQEELDKRPYTSNAQYAYNNWSPPAQSNESTNGYFLERSNSAKKTLEQAYELCPDDGQEVEDASEEATDDAERYAQQQQQQQQQQQQQQQQQQQQQQQQQQPPQQDQQQQLLQQQQQMQQQPQHDPQQLHPEPESSSPTHSLQSTVSNVRSASPVPQNGDPPQGSNQDP; encoded by the exons ATGACAATTGCCACAAGGGGACAGGGAGTTGGAGTAGATCCTCCCGAAAGCCAGCAGCAAACTGCTCAG ATCCATAGCCCACCAGGGCCTCAACAATTGGTCGACGCCATGTCTGGGCTTCAGTTGACAGAGAATGTCGGGCAGAGTGAAGTATCTGCCGAAACTCTCAACCCTGCAGATGACAGTAATGAAAGACGTAGCGGCGAGCCTGACTTTCCCCGTTCTAAGCTAGCAATgctagatgaaaaaatatctagcCCTCGTTGGGTGGTCCCCGTGTTACCTGAACAGGAATTAGAATGCCTGATGCAAGCCAGCATCGATTTATGCCGCAAAA aaCTAGATGTCCAAAGTGAAGCGTGCCAGCGCTTTTTTCGTGAAGGTTTGACAATATCATTCACCAAAATCTTGACTGACGATGCTGTGAATAGCTGGAAGCTGAATATACATAACTGTATAAATGCGAGCTGCGAACGCCTCGTGGAACTTTGTGTTCTCAAGCTGGACGAAGACTGGTTTCCTCTTCTTGACTTACTCGCAATGGCGTTTAATCCCAACAACAA atttcacaCATTCAATGCAGCCAGAGCTTCTGAGACTGTACCACAAGGTAGTAACATCCCAGATGAAGAACTATATGCTCGGCCTACATCTGACCCCAGAAGCCCTCGTGGTTGGCTTGTAGATCTTATAAACAG GTTTGGAAGCCTGAATggatttgaaatattactcTCGAGGTTTCAAAGTGGCCGGAATTTGACAGTACCTGTGATCCACGCTTTGATCAAACCTTTTGGACAATGTTACGAACTTTTGACAGTTCATACAATCATCAAGTACCTGATGCCCATAGTG GAAATGGTTCCAGTTATATTGGATAATTTAACAGACGAAGAGTTGAAAAAGGAAGCAAAGAATGAATCAAAAAATGATGCAATCTCGGCGATAATCAAGGCCACTAAGTGTTTGGTGTCACGTGTGCCTCAGCCAGATGAAATGataaagaatttagaaatattaaGGCTAAAGATGATACTGAGACTTCTGCAAATATCTTCCTTTAATGGGAAAATGAACGCTTTAAACGAGGTTAACAAAGTAATTGCCAGTGTAAGCTATTATCCCCATCGGAATCCAGGTCTTGATGAAGAAGAATGGCTCACAGCAGAGAGAATGGCG AAATGGATAAAAGACAACGGAGTGTTGGAAATTGTTCTGAGAGATTCTCTCCATCAACCTCAGTATGTAGAAAAACTGGAAAAGATTCTTCGATTTATCATCAAGGAGCGTGCATTGACTGTCCAAGACTTGGATGCAGTCTGGGCTGCTCAGGCTGGTAAGCACGAGGCCATAGTGAAAAATGTTCATGACTTACTTGCCAAACTGGCATGGGACTTTAGTGCTGATCAACTGGATCATTTATTCGAGTGTTTTCAG TCGAGCTGGAAGACCGCGAACAAGAAGCAACGGGAAAAGCTCTTAGAACTCATAAGACGACTTGCTGAAGATGACAAGGATGGCGTAATGGCACATAAG gtgCTCACTCTATTCTGGAATCTCGCGCACTCTGACGAGGTACCAACGGAAATAATGGACCAGGCGTTGAATGCTCATGTCAAGATATTGGATTATTCTTGCTCTCAAGAACGAGATGCCCAAAAAACAATATGGCTTGACAAGTGTGTTGAGGAGTTAAAGAGTGGGGACAAATGGGCTCTACCTGCTTTAAAACAGATACGTGAAATCTGTTGCCTCTACGAGCCCGACCCAAACATAGGCGTTAGTCAGCGTAGTCAGCTCGTGTATTATAG ACAAGAAGTTATAGAGCGTTTGCAAAATCAACACTCCGTTGTGATACTCGTTACAAATAGCTTAACGAATTACATGGACAAAGTTCGGCGCATGGTGAAGGAGAATCCAGAAATTGATGCTGCTACGTTTATGCCAGATCGTCGTTATAACCATATTGTTCAAGTCCAAGAAAGACTGAATTTTTTGAGGTTCTTACTTAAG GATGGCCAGTTATGGTTATGTGCGGAACAGGCTAAGCAAATATGGCAATGCTTGGCTGAGCAAGCAGTATTTGTTTCTGATCGAGAAGCCTGTTTCAAATGGTTTTCAAAGTTAATGGGTGAAGAACCTGATCTTGACCCAGCAATAAACAAagacttttttgaaaataatatacttCAGTTGGACCCTGCTCTCTTAACAGAGAGTGGAATAAAGTGTTATGAAAGGTTTTTTAAAGCTGTCAACTCTAAGGAGGGTAAATTGAAACTAAAAAGGCGGACATTTTTGATGGATGATGTTGATCTCATCGGCACCGATTATTTATGGCGG GTAGTTACAAACAGTCCCGATGAGATTGCAAATCGAGGGATTGAACTACTGAAGGAAGTAAACACGAATTTGGGGCCACGGTTGCAAGCTTCCGTTTTAGCATTTCACGAAACTTACATTGCCGAGTGTTTAGACAGGTTAAAGGCTCATTACGATACCGTTTCTGTATTAAGTAAGGTATACCTCGACAGTAAAGAAGAGCGGGAAGATCAAGTAGCTAACACGATACAAATTGAAGCGGTGAAAATGTGCCGGGTGATGATGGTACTCCAAGAGTATCTAAACGAATGTGATGCCGCCTTTCCAGGGGAGAGGAAAATTCTACCACTGCATCG AGCAGTTCGTGGGAAGCATTTATCTTTGGTAATTCGATTCGCTAGTCCTGGTCGTAATGTTGATGACATAGATATTTTTACACACACCAAAGATACACTTGCTTCCTTAAGGCGCCAAGTGCTACGAAGAATCAAAGCTAGTGGTACCAACGTTAAACTAGATTTGTTTATTAATGGAGAACCTCTTGAGCAAGCCGATGACAGGAAATTACTTTGTCAACTGCCGCTAAGAGACAAAATG TTGTTGTCAGCTAAATTGAGTCAGATCAATAGCAACATACCTAGTTCCCCTGAAAGTAGTTCTGATAGCTCAACCAGTTCACCTCATCATCCGTACGATGGGCCAAATTTGGAAGCAGAAAATAACCTACCTGGTGTG GTAATCTCGCAGTGCCCTCAACATGCtgcatttttcttccaactttCTGACCTTGGATGTAGCCTGCAATATCCCCAGCTTCGTGATGGTGCCCGTAATATTTTGGCACTGGTACCGCCTGACACATTAACAGTAGCTCGTCTTCAATGGTTTTTTGGCCGTTACAGAGGCTCTGACGATGATGCCTCCCAAAGTCACCACTGCAATGAAGAAAACACCAATGTTGACTGCCTATTTTTTGCTAGCAGTCCTAGCCAAGTCTTATACAATATGATG gtatTGTATGCGCTTCTGATGCCTGCACTAGACCCAATGTCGGATAGAGCTTTCGAATTTCAatacaatttcattaaaaGTGGAGAAGCCAGTGTCATTCTAGACATGCTCACCAAGAACAAATTTCTTCCAAATGCTGATGAGTCAACCAAACGAGCCGCGTATCTGACTGTTTTGAAATTGTGCAAATTATTACTGACTGTAGTCGGAAACGTGATGGTGCGTGTTATCGATGAAGTCGTGCAGCAACAATCATCTAATCCggaaaatcatgaaaataatgataatcataataatggCGTTCGTGGGCCAATAGCTGTGTTGAAACAGGCACTGCACAGtgttccaaatcaaaatacagaGCATATGTTACGAAGCGTTGCAGCGAAGCTCGCTCAGCATCTGGCTGACCAGATGTTATCAGGGGGAACTGAGTCTGATAGATGTCGGCAGCTTTTTGTTCAAGCATTATCTTGGGACCTACCAGACATTGCAACTATACGTGCAATTGTACGGTTGGCTTGGGCTTCATCTACCGGAAATTTGACCAACGTTAATGCCTCTACAGAGGTGTTACATGCAGTGCATGAGACCTGCCAGAAAGAGCAGAGAATACCAGACATTGAGGATGAACTGG TATGTAAGGAAGCACTGGAAGTACTGGCAATAGCGTTGGTGTTAAATCCCAGTGCACTCGAAAATCTCACAAGACATGAGATGTGGCAAACGTTCTTGATAGATCTTGTCCTGTTGAGTGTATCGCGGGAAGTGAGGGTAGCCGCTGCTGATCAATTTTTACTGATATCCACCTGGTGCAGCAGTGGTCACCAACAACTCCAATTTACCATCACTCTCCTCTTTAGTGTTCTCAATACAACGGTGGTAGAATATGCAAAACAAAGCCAAGAATACTTTCAG CTCCTCTGCAGATTGTTGAACTATGCTCATGTGGCAGGGTGTCCACTATCTACCGCAGAAACCCTGCTGAATAACGAAATTGCTTGGTTAAAGAAAGTAAGGGATAGAGTCAGGGAGACTGGAGAGAGTCAGACTGAAGAAGCTGTTCTTGAAGGTCATCTTGGCCTGGCCAAGGAATTGCTCTCTTTCTTACCGCCAGGTAAAAAGTACGAATTGGGCTCGGATGAAAAACGTGGCGTTAATCTAATAAAG GAGTTGGTGGAGGACTTTGTGTTTCCGGCTTCAAGGCTGATGCTTCAACTCTGTGGAACGGGTGAACTTTGTTCACCACAGACATCACCTGTGTGCTCAAGTCCACTGTCTACAAGTGCTGCGTTGGATTTGCTCGTCGGTCTCTGTGTAGGCTGTGTGCCAAACATGAAACTTCTAGTCACTATGCTTACAGACATGTTTTATTCGGAAAGAGACGACCCACTCGTTGAATGGGACTACCTGCCACCGGTAGGGCCGAGGCCCACTAAGGGGTTTGTAGGCTTGAAAAACGCTGGGGCTACATGCTACATGAATTCAGTGCTACAACAGCTGTACATGGTAGAAAGCATAAGGGTGGGTCTATTGGCGGCTGAAGGTGCTGCAACAGAcataaatgaagatttttctGGCGAAGAGAGGGCAGAGGGGGAACAAACTGTTGAGGCAAATGACAATGACACAAATGAGGAGAAATGCGGTGCAGATGAATCCAGGAAAGAGTATAACGTTGGCATCCTCAAACATGTCCAAGCAATATTTGGTCATCTGGCTTACAGCAAACTTCAGTACTATATACCCCGTGGCCTATGGAAGCATTTCAA ACTTCAGGGTGAGCCCGTCAATCTGAGGGAGCAGCAAGATGCAGTCGAGTTCTTTATGAGTTTGGTTGAGAGTTTGGACGAAGCACTTAAAGCACTCGGACACGAACAGATAATGGGCAAAATATTAGGTGGTTCGTACAGTGATCAGAAGATCTGCAAGGGTTGTCCCCACAG GTACTCAAAAGAGGAGCCGTTCAGTGTCATTAGCGTAGATATCAGAAATCATAGCAATTTGCTCGACTCTTTAGAACAGTATGTTAAAGGTGAGCTTCTTGAAGGAGCTGACGCATATCATTGCGACAAGTGCAACAAAAAG GTTGTAACTGTCAAACGGTTATGCGTGAAAAAGCTTCCACCAATATTGGCAATTCAATTGAAGAGATTCGAATATGACTTCGAAAGGGTTTGTGCGATCAAATTTAACGACTACTTTGAGTTCCCAAGAGATTTAGATATGGAACCATATACGGTTTCGGGACTTGCTAAGTTAGAAGGTGAGGTAATTGACTGTGATTTTGAGGAAGCAAATAGAGGAACTTGTACTAAGTATCAGTTGAGTGGAATAGTCGTTCACAGTGGGCAGGCAAGCGGTGGTCATTACTACTCATACGTATTACACAG GCAAAATGATGGGACTGCAAAATGGTACAAATTTGATGATGGTGAAGTAACTGAGTGCAAgatggaagaagaagaagagatgaAAACTCAGTGTTTTGGTGGTGATTACATGGGTGAAGTGTTTGACCATATGCTCAAACGAATGAGCTACAGAAGGCAAAAACGATGGTGGAACGCATATATGCTTTTTTACACAAGATTAgatgttgaagaaaattctctGATGAAAAGTGTCAACGAGTTGTCCCTCT aTACCAAGCTCGGTGTGATGAAGATGCCACCTGCGATTGAATACAGTGTGAGGAAGCAGAACATTAAATTTATGCACAATCGAAATCAATTTAGtgctgaatattttcaattcataagAAAGTTGGTATCCTGCAATCCACATACAGTAAACCGGCTGAATATGGATGACAGACTT AGCCCTGAATCAGAGGAACTTGCGATGCTATCTGTGCAGTTAGCGTcacgatttttgttttataccgGTTTTCACACGAAGAAAACTCTTAGAGGAGCTGCTACGGATTGGTATGACATTCTCTGTCATCATCTGCGTGGTAGTAAGGCAGTTCGTTCATGGTTCGCCCACAACGTCCTCTTCAACCACCCCCACag ATTCTGTGAATATCTACTAAGCTGCCCCAGTACTGAGGTACGAACAGCTTTCTTGAAGATATTGGTATTTCTCGCTCATTTCTCACTGCAGGACGGTCCCTGCGTGCCACCTAGTCTTAATGCTCCAA CGATATTGTTGGATCCTACGGCAACTCTCAGTGACCACCTCTTACATGCAGTTTTATCACTACTTCATCGAGAGGTCTCTGATCATGGTCGTTATCTACCCCATTATTTCTCTCTATTTCATATGTATGCAAGCCTCGGTCTTGCGGAAAAAGCACAGCTGCTCAAG CTAAATGTGCCAGTAACGTTCATGTTGGTGGCAATAGATGAGGGACCTGGACCTACAATAAAATATCAGTATCCCGAACTGACAAAGCTGCATCAAGTTGTAAGTATGTTACTGCGATGCTGTGATGTATCGTCTAGGACGCAGTCGAGTTATACTGCAGCTCCATTGCCAAATCCATATGGTGAGCCATCGTGCCAGCCGGACTACCTTATGCCAATACAGCCGCAGGCGGCTGAGATACTCTTCGTCAGAACAAG TTACATGAAGAAACTTATTGAGGATGCAAATGTTACTGAAGACACAGTAAAACTTCTGCAGTACTGTTGCTGGGAGAATCCACACCTTTCTAGGACTGTACTCAGCGAATTGTTATGGCAAATTGGCTTTGCCTACACTCACGAGTTGAGGCATCACACAGATCTTCTGCTAGCCATGTTACTTATTGAAGACTCGTGGCAGACTCATCGTGTTCACAATGCTTTGAAAG GAGTACctgaagagagagagggccTTTTCGAGACCATACAACGTAGCAAGAATCACTATCAAAAACGAGCTTATCAATGCATTAAATGTATGGTTCAGTTGTTCAGTAAATGCGCACCAGCACATCAGCTCTTACACCTCCATCCAGAATTGAAACGAAAGTGGACGCTTGCTATCAGATGGTTACAAGAAGAACTTGACAAG AGACCATATACATCAAATGCGCAGTATGCCTATAATAATTGGTCACCACCTGCACAGTCCAATGAATCGACGAATGGTTACTTTTTGGAGCGTAGCAATAGCGCTAAGAAGACACTTGAGCAAGCATACGAATTGTGCCCTGATGACGGACAAGAGGTTGAAGATGCCAGTGAAGAAGCCACCGATGATGCAGAAAGATAtgcacagcagcagcaacagcagcagcaacagcagcagcaacagcaacagcagcaacagcag caacagcagcagcaacaacaaccaCCACAACAAGACCAGCAACAACAActactgcagcagcagcaacagatGCAGCAACAACCACAGCATGACCCTCAGCAACTCCATCCAGAACCAGAATCTTCATCACCAACTCATTCACTTCAAAGTACTGTATCGAATGTGAGGTCGGCGTCACCAGTCCCCCAGAACGGTGACCCTCCCCAAGGCTCAAACCAGGATCCATAA